ATGTGTTTTGcatcattttattaaaaaaaaaaaaacctgcttgTAGTTCAGCTTGACATGTTTGTTATCTTTGGACACTTTGGGATGTCTTGTGGAATTTCAAGTTCAGTGGGTTTGAACAATGCTTGTCCACACAACATGAGTTTGGAAAGATGTACTCGCTGCTCTGTGTGTGGGGATTAATTGCAATGTGATAAAGGAAAATGTGTCCCTCTGGTGAAATAGCAGGATGATAAATGATCAATTATGCATTCttaatctgtcttttttttcatgctTTCAGGCACCGTGGAGGGcatggagagagaggagaccaATGGAGGCTGCCACAGCAGTGAGGAAACACACATCTGTGACAAATGCTGTGCTGAGTTCTTCTCCTGGACTGAACTGAGTGAACATCAGAAAGTCTGCACCGAGGATCCCTTGGTGCTGATAGTGAAGGACAACAACGGGATGCCAGTTCCTGAGGAATCTCCTATGGGACCCTCTCCCGTTCCTAGCATGGCGTCCAGTGACTCGTCTGCAGCCGAGTCCACAGGTGCTGGCTTTGAGCTGGGGGAGACGCTGGGGAATGACAAGGACAGTCTGGATAATTTAGAGTTAAGCATGGTGCGTGATGAAGCCATGGAGCTTGAGCATCGGCCACAGGACAAATACACCACAACCTCCAGCCCTCAGCCTCCAGATTCAGCTGAATCCACTTCCCCCCAGATGTCAGCTGCTGGCAGCTACAGCATGCCGAGTACAAATGTGACGCTGGAGATCCTTCACAGCACCAGGGTGGCTGTCGCTCAGTTCTCCCAGGGGATCAGCAGTGGTACTGGAGGGAAGGCAGCTTCAGCAGCCATCCCAGTGATCCTGGAGCACCTGCTGGCTCTGCAGCAACAACAGGTCCACCAGCTGCAGCTTATTGAGCATATCTGCAGCCAGGTAGCTTCAATGAACAGACAACCAACACAGGCAGCGCTAAACCCAGTCTCCAGATCTCTGTCTCTGGCACCTGACCCTTTCCCTTCTCAAGGCATCATAACTCCTCCCATCCTGCCACTGTCAGGAACGATGCCCTCAACCATCAATGGACAGGCTGCtgtttctttgtcttctgtGCTTGACAAGTCACAAAGTCTCCCCTCACAAACTGCATACGGGCAGTCCACCTTTAGAGACGTAACATGTACCTCAGCATCCTCGGAAAATTCAACACCATCTCTCTCcagttgcagcagcagcatctcCACGTTACTGCCTCCTTACACAGGCTCGCACACCAGCAGCATCAGCTGCGTTCAGACTCTAAGCTCCTCCAGCCCACTCCCCCTGGGGCAGAGCAGCCTCCTCAGCTCATCCTCCAGCCTGTCATTTCTACCTCAGAGCCCCCCCAGCAGCGTCATTTTCCCCAATCCCTTGGCTAGCATCGCCGCCACAGCTAATGCACTTGACCCTCTCGCAGCCCTGTTGAAGCACAGGAAAGGGAAACTGCCTAACATGCCCTTGTTCGAAACGAAGCCCAGCCCAGAGGAGCCCTTCTTCAAGCATAAATGCAGGTTCTGTGCCAAAGTGTTTGGCAGCGACAGCGCTCTGCAGATCCACCTGCGCTCCCATACAGGAGAGCGGCCCTTCAAATGCAACATCTGCGGCAATCGCTTTTCCACGAAAGGAAACTTAAAGGTCCACTTTCAGAGGCATAAAGAGAAGTATCCTCATGTTCAGATGAACCCATACCCGGTGCCAGAATATCTTGACAATGTGCCAACAAGTTCTGGGATTCCCTATGGAATGTCCATTCCCCCAGAGAAACCTGTCTCCTCATGGCTGGATAACAAACCTGTTGTAGCAACTCTGCCAGCCACTATGGGTCTTCCGCTTTCCTCCACTATTACCAGTATTGGAGGCTCAAATGACCCTGTAAGTGTAACACCATCTGCTAAATCTCCCTACCTGCCAGCTCCTGGTGAATGTGTATCTTTGTCACCTAACCACAGAGGCAGTGAGGCTCATTTCTCTCCTGTTTCAGAGTCTCCACCATCTAACCGTGAGACAGAAGCGTCCAATATACTGGAAACAGAGGGGGTACACCTACCCCAAAATTGCTCCCTGAGACTGAGAGCCAACCCAGCAACAGAAGCAACCAGCACCACGGTCCCATCTGTGGTCACCACACCTCAACCCGTCACCTCAGCGTCCCCTGTCTCCAGCTCTCCACCTCTCTCGTTCAACTCAGACGAAACTAAATTCCCAACCGGTGGCTTCCTGGACTCTATGCAAACATCTGAAACCTCAAAGCTTCAGCAGCTGGTGGAGAACATTGACAAAAAGATTACAGACCCCAACCAGTGTGTCCTCTGTCACCGCGTCCTCAGCTGTCAGAGTGCGCTAAAGATGCACTACCGCATTCACACCGGGGAGAGGCCCTTTAAATGTAAAGTGTGTGGCAGGGCTTTCACCACCAAAGGCAACCTAAAGACACACATTGGTGTTCACAGAGAAAATCCTCCTGTTCAGGTGCAACACTCATGTCCCATTTGCCAGAAGAAGTTCACCAACGCTGTTGTCCTTCAGCAGCATATCCGTATGCACATGGTC
The Sander lucioperca isolate FBNREF2018 chromosome 14, SLUC_FBN_1.2, whole genome shotgun sequence genome window above contains:
- the sall3b gene encoding sal-like protein 3b isoform X2, which produces MRCTRKNDVQTGTVEGMEREETNGGCHSSEETHICDKCCAEFFSWTELSEHQKVCTEDPLVLIVKDNNGMPVPEESPMGPSPVPSMASSDSSAAESTGAGFELGETLGNDKDSLDNLELSMVRDEAMELEHRPQDKYTTTSSPQPPDSAESTSPQMSAAGSYSMPSTNVTLEILHSTRVAVAQFSQGISSGTGGKAASAAIPVILEHLLALQQQQVHQLQLIEHICSQVASMNRQPTQAALNPVSRSLSLAPDPFPSQGIITPPILPLSGTMPSTINGQAAVSLSSVLDKSQSLPSQTAYGQSTFRDVTCTSASSENSTPSLSSCSSSISTLLPPYTGSHTSSISCVQTLSSSSPLPLGQSSLLSSSSSLSFLPQSPPSSVIFPNPLASIAATANALDPLAALLKHRKGKLPNMPLFETKPSPEEPFFKHKCRFCAKVFGSDSALQIHLRSHTGERPFKCNICGNRFSTKGNLKVHFQRHKEKYPHVQMNPYPVPEYLDNVPTSSGIPYGMSIPPEKPVSSWLDNKPVVATLPATMGLPLSSTITSIGGSNDPVSVTPSAKSPYLPAPGECVSLSPNHRGSEAHFSPVSESPPSNRETEASNILETEGVHLPQNCSLRLRANPATEATSTTVPSVVTTPQPVTSASPVSSSPPLSFNSDETKFPTGGFLDSMQTSETSKLQQLVENIDKKITDPNQCVLCHRVLSCQSALKMHYRIHTGERPFKCKVCGRAFTTKGNLKTHIGVHRENPPVQVQHSCPICQKKFTNAVVLQQHIRMHMVGQIPDSTLVDGLQEMDSDISFNDRNLDSLSSNGNDLIDDISMEEDNEEEEEEVENMEEVVNPSKPLISDYSPPKSSTIVSGIAALENQMRMIDSTLSLNHSFGITSLTNGFNDSSQLNVKCSLSGKRLENCSLNSPKVSESSCSPSVSVSPIQSNSEGMTIKSPAVNNNRPESQEPLAASVKREQSESPTSASAAAVAQELRGIQASKLCVKEETPYSMSFQLSRERAAGQSIPSLDTSTLSGLIKTEVNGHSQPNNNPSEVQHPPFSVHIPPTYASVSSPGMTSLLGPAPHRRTPKQHNCNVCGKNFSSASALQIHERTHTGEKPFVCSICGRAFTTKGNLKVHMGTHMWNNAPARRGRRLSVENPMALLSGEAAKFGEMFQKDLAARAMNVDPGFWNRYATAIANSLATKNNEISVIQNRGISQLHPLTAGIDRVSTAGSPITSLTKTGMDLGNNRHFSMLIDDSKEIGIN
- the sall3b gene encoding sal-like protein 3b isoform X1 — its product is MSRRKQAKPQHLRSDEEATESGLLCRNGTVEGMEREETNGGCHSSEETHICDKCCAEFFSWTELSEHQKVCTEDPLVLIVKDNNGMPVPEESPMGPSPVPSMASSDSSAAESTGAGFELGETLGNDKDSLDNLELSMVRDEAMELEHRPQDKYTTTSSPQPPDSAESTSPQMSAAGSYSMPSTNVTLEILHSTRVAVAQFSQGISSGTGGKAASAAIPVILEHLLALQQQQVHQLQLIEHICSQVASMNRQPTQAALNPVSRSLSLAPDPFPSQGIITPPILPLSGTMPSTINGQAAVSLSSVLDKSQSLPSQTAYGQSTFRDVTCTSASSENSTPSLSSCSSSISTLLPPYTGSHTSSISCVQTLSSSSPLPLGQSSLLSSSSSLSFLPQSPPSSVIFPNPLASIAATANALDPLAALLKHRKGKLPNMPLFETKPSPEEPFFKHKCRFCAKVFGSDSALQIHLRSHTGERPFKCNICGNRFSTKGNLKVHFQRHKEKYPHVQMNPYPVPEYLDNVPTSSGIPYGMSIPPEKPVSSWLDNKPVVATLPATMGLPLSSTITSIGGSNDPVSVTPSAKSPYLPAPGECVSLSPNHRGSEAHFSPVSESPPSNRETEASNILETEGVHLPQNCSLRLRANPATEATSTTVPSVVTTPQPVTSASPVSSSPPLSFNSDETKFPTGGFLDSMQTSETSKLQQLVENIDKKITDPNQCVLCHRVLSCQSALKMHYRIHTGERPFKCKVCGRAFTTKGNLKTHIGVHRENPPVQVQHSCPICQKKFTNAVVLQQHIRMHMVGQIPDSTLVDGLQEMDSDISFNDRNLDSLSSNGNDLIDDISMEEDNEEEEEEVENMEEVVNPSKPLISDYSPPKSSTIVSGIAALENQMRMIDSTLSLNHSFGITSLTNGFNDSSQLNVKCSLSGKRLENCSLNSPKVSESSCSPSVSVSPIQSNSEGMTIKSPAVNNNRPESQEPLAASVKREQSESPTSASAAAVAQELRGIQASKLCVKEETPYSMSFQLSRERAAGQSIPSLDTSTLSGLIKTEVNGHSQPNNNPSEVQHPPFSVHIPPTYASVSSPGMTSLLGPAPHRRTPKQHNCNVCGKNFSSASALQIHERTHTGEKPFVCSICGRAFTTKGNLKVHMGTHMWNNAPARRGRRLSVENPMALLSGEAAKFGEMFQKDLAARAMNVDPGFWNRYATAIANSLATKNNEISVIQNRGISQLHPLTAGIDRVSTAGSPITSLTKTGMDLGNNRHFSMLIDDSKEIGIN